Proteins from a single region of Ornithodoros turicata isolate Travis unplaced genomic scaffold, ASM3712646v1 Chromosome14, whole genome shotgun sequence:
- the LOC135372298 gene encoding uncharacterized protein LOC135372298, which yields MSDIPNPLRCFRCNRFGHAADGCRGSACCARCGKSDHETKECKGPDCCVNCSSNHPSYSRSCTKWKYEKEVLHVKVTQNTSYPEARKKVAPIFFEKSFATAVKQKVKLVTQYTQTEQSLLIETTTKDVQGGARPLPVPETPVASLTPTPLLSSQSTETTSMDCEDETSSERSFASTSSQVLQKNRASLSGSGSLPDISDKELAAARKKPTRPRVTPPTKNR from the coding sequence ATGTCCGACATACCGAACCCGTTGCGCTGTTTtcggtgcaacaggtttggacATGCTGCAGACGGGTGCCGTGGTTCTGCCTGTTGTGCACGATGTGGAAAGTCTGACCATGAGACTAAAGAATGCAAAGGGCCAGACTGCTGTGTCAACTGTTCTTCcaaccacccatcctactcgaggtcctgtacaaagtggaaatatgAAAAGGAAGTCCTGCACGTTAAGGTTACACAGAACACCAGTTACCCAGAAGCAAGGAAAAAAGTAGCTCCCATCTTTTTCGAAAAATCCTTTGCCACAGCCGTAAAACAGAAAGTGAAACTAGTAACACAGTACACACAGACCGAGCAATCACTGCTGATAGAGACAACCACAAAAGATGTCCAGGGAGGTGCACGTCCACTTCCAGTCCCCGAAACTCCAGTGGCGTCCCTAACACCGACGCCACttctgtcctcacagtccacggagACCACATCCATGGACtgcgaggacgagacgagctctgagcgctccttcgcgagcacgagctcccaagTCCTCCAAAAGAATAGAGCTAGTCTgtcggggagtgggtcactCCCTGACATATCTGACAAGGAGCTTGCGGCTGCGCGGAAGAAACCCACAAGGCCGCGGGTCACACCTCCAACAAAAAATAGGTGA